The following coding sequences lie in one Flavobacterium sediminis genomic window:
- a CDS encoding helix-turn-helix transcriptional regulator, which produces MFDDSPKRFDRIVALLIQLQSKRVVKAQELADRFEVSLRTIYRDIRSLEASGVPIYGEPGVGYSLVEGYRLPPVMFTREEAGSFIAAEKLMQTFIDKELGAHYTSAMFKIKSVLRNSDKDWLSAIESKVIVQRTGSKLFNDAVPEAMAVLFESIADKTQVKLQYQSFEAEEVSERTIEPVGIFHDNNNWYVFGFCHLRKDYRQFRADRIQGIKITKFPFVKEHGALEMYLNKEKEYPTTKVVLLVDKKISKYLENEKKYHGFISQKNVEDKIEMTFLSRDVENGFSRWLLMFMDFAVIVEPQRLKERVLELLETYKTGLLK; this is translated from the coding sequence ATGTTTGATGATTCTCCGAAGCGGTTTGACCGGATTGTTGCCCTACTCATACAATTGCAATCAAAAAGAGTTGTAAAAGCACAAGAACTGGCAGATCGTTTTGAGGTAAGCTTACGAACAATCTACAGAGATATTCGCTCTTTGGAGGCTTCCGGAGTTCCGATCTATGGAGAACCGGGTGTCGGTTATTCATTGGTAGAAGGGTATCGATTGCCTCCGGTAATGTTTACCCGTGAAGAAGCCGGTAGTTTTATTGCGGCTGAAAAATTGATGCAGACATTCATTGATAAAGAATTAGGAGCACATTACACTTCTGCTATGTTTAAGATCAAATCTGTTTTGAGAAATTCTGATAAGGATTGGTTGTCGGCCATTGAGTCAAAAGTTATTGTTCAGAGAACCGGAAGTAAGTTGTTTAATGATGCTGTGCCGGAAGCAATGGCTGTTCTTTTTGAAAGCATTGCTGATAAAACACAAGTGAAATTACAATATCAGTCATTTGAGGCTGAAGAGGTGTCGGAAAGAACTATCGAGCCGGTTGGGATCTTTCACGATAATAATAACTGGTATGTGTTCGGTTTCTGTCATCTGAGAAAGGATTATCGTCAATTTCGGGCAGACAGGATTCAAGGTATCAAAATAACAAAGTTTCCGTTTGTAAAAGAACACGGAGCTTTAGAAATGTACCTGAACAAAGAAAAAGAATATCCTACTACAAAAGTGGTGCTTTTAGTAGATAAAAAGATTTCCAAATATCTTGAAAATGAGAAAAAATACCATGGTTTTATTTCTCAGAAAAATGTAGAGGATAAGATAGAGATGACTTTTTTAAGTCGTGACGTTGAAAACGGTTTCTCAAGATGGTTGTTGATGTTTATGGATTTTGCCGTTATAGTCGAGCCACAAAGGTTAAAAGAACGGGTGTTGGAATTGTTGGAAACTTATAAAACAGGCTTGTTAAAATAA
- a CDS encoding alpha/beta fold hydrolase has translation MKKTHYKNASIAYSDKGSGNAVVLLHGFLENQKMWRHLEPLLKEQYRVINIDLLGHGQSDSLGYVHAMEDMADVVFHVLLESGIKEAVFIGHSMGGYAALAIAELYPEAVKGIVLLNSTSKEDSEIKKKNRDRAIKVFKKNHIAAINMAITNLFSEENQTTMQAEIEQVKKDAINTPLQGIIATQEGIKNRKDREFILHQSDFPKLLILGNNDPVLNYEESLKQAEGTNTKVVSLHGGHMSHLENKKETTHEILSFLKTCFN, from the coding sequence TTGAAAAAAACACATTACAAAAATGCTTCTATAGCATATAGTGATAAAGGCTCCGGAAATGCCGTAGTTCTTCTTCATGGCTTTTTAGAAAATCAAAAAATGTGGCGTCATTTAGAGCCGCTTTTAAAAGAACAATATCGTGTTATTAACATTGACCTTTTAGGTCATGGTCAATCTGACTCACTGGGTTATGTACACGCTATGGAAGACATGGCAGATGTTGTTTTTCACGTACTACTGGAATCAGGAATTAAAGAAGCCGTTTTTATAGGTCACTCTATGGGCGGATATGCTGCTTTAGCTATTGCCGAATTATATCCCGAAGCCGTAAAAGGTATCGTTCTTCTGAATTCGACTTCAAAGGAGGATTCGGAAATAAAAAAGAAAAACAGAGACCGGGCTATTAAAGTTTTCAAAAAAAACCATATAGCTGCAATTAATATGGCGATTACCAACTTATTCAGCGAGGAAAACCAAACCACTATGCAAGCAGAAATAGAACAAGTGAAAAAAGATGCTATCAACACTCCGCTTCAAGGCATCATCGCTACCCAGGAAGGGATAAAAAACCGTAAAGACCGGGAATTTATTCTTCACCAGTCTGATTTTCCTAAACTTCTCATTTTAGGAAACAATGACCCTGTTCTAAATTATGAAGAAAGTCTTAAACAAGCAGAAGGCACAAACACCAAGGTTGTTTCATTGCATGGAGGACACATGAGCCACTTAGAGAACAAAAAGGAAACTACTCATGAGATTCTTTCTTTTTTAAAAACTTGTTTCAACTAA
- a CDS encoding PD-(D/E)XK nuclease family protein produces the protein MMAKTFLQTLSGKILANYEDDLSRAVIVLPNKRARVFLLDILRKEWSETNFAPKIASIEELIQEISGIRSVDSIELLFEFYDVYLSMTEKEDQQSFDVFSGWAKIAIQDFNEIDRYLIEPTYIFSYLSDIEALKRWKLEHNDTTELIDKHLAFWKKLPQYYEQLYKHLKERGVGYQGLIYREAVRKLPAFSSEKANYVFAGFNALNASEEKIILHFITNGLGKVYWDIDNYFLENVHHDAGLFIRRFKKNWKPYLASDSFDWAFNHFSEEKNIKIIGTPKSVGQARIAGKLVSDLTEDGHTLDKTALVLGDENLLLPVLNSLPKKVDSLNITMGYPSKNNPVQLLIVKIIKLHVNALTRNEQHYTLYYKEVLEVLNHPFIEPFGNFHELVQIINFNNFTFFSLETLFRLKNEVAFVNEALFTTLFSRWDGMSVIQILESLKGITIMLRDFLRSEGEDEKVSQAFVYSVYKMLNKMIVYQEKYEKMISVKDIQATYKQIVDLAEVSFEGEPLTGLQVMGVLESRVLDFENVIITSVNEGKFPSGKSQQSFIPYDVKQEIGLPTYKEKDAIYSYHFYHLLFRAKNIFLLYNTDSEGIDAGEKSRFITQLEIEKLPKHHMQHLIYNAVLPDKPYEKIRIEKSELALDRLQEIATGKGFSPSSLTAYIRNPIRFYFQRVLGIRESDEVEENIAVNTLGTIVHESLEQLYQPFVGDFLSLQSIALMTSQLDDVVLQKFKEVYKEGEIKKGKNFLAFEVAKRNVYNFLQLEKNRIESGEAIKILMLETELRGELEHARLPYTVKISGKVDRIELCDGKLRIVDYKTGKVEARNLRIKSFEGMTEDLKNEKSIQLLCYALMYVQQFGFPKEEIEAGIISFKNLKGGFMPFAYDKETYITPEIVELFKEELAFLIAQILNPDLAFEEQWV, from the coding sequence ATGATGGCAAAAACCTTTCTACAAACACTTTCCGGTAAGATATTAGCTAACTATGAAGATGATTTGAGCAGAGCGGTTATCGTTTTGCCTAATAAGAGAGCTCGTGTTTTTTTATTGGATATTCTCAGGAAAGAATGGTCAGAAACCAACTTTGCACCAAAGATTGCCAGTATAGAAGAGCTTATTCAGGAAATATCAGGCATTAGAAGTGTAGATAGTATTGAACTTTTGTTTGAGTTTTATGATGTTTACCTTTCAATGACAGAGAAAGAAGATCAGCAGTCTTTTGATGTGTTTTCAGGTTGGGCAAAAATAGCAATTCAGGACTTTAATGAAATCGACCGTTATTTAATAGAGCCGACTTACATATTTTCTTATTTGAGTGATATTGAAGCTTTAAAACGGTGGAAACTTGAACACAACGATACTACAGAGCTGATCGATAAGCATCTGGCTTTCTGGAAAAAATTACCTCAGTATTACGAACAGTTGTATAAACATCTTAAAGAAAGGGGAGTTGGTTACCAGGGATTAATTTACAGAGAAGCAGTTCGTAAATTACCTGCTTTTTCTTCAGAAAAAGCTAATTATGTTTTTGCAGGGTTCAATGCCTTGAATGCTTCAGAAGAAAAGATCATACTGCATTTCATAACAAATGGTTTAGGTAAGGTTTATTGGGATATCGATAATTATTTTCTGGAAAATGTACATCATGATGCCGGCTTGTTTATCCGACGTTTTAAGAAGAACTGGAAACCTTATTTAGCGTCAGATTCTTTTGATTGGGCCTTTAATCATTTTTCAGAGGAAAAGAATATTAAGATAATCGGTACTCCAAAATCAGTTGGTCAGGCCAGAATTGCAGGAAAGCTGGTGAGTGATTTGACAGAAGATGGACATACTTTAGATAAAACAGCATTGGTTCTGGGTGACGAGAACTTATTACTTCCGGTTTTAAATAGTTTGCCGAAAAAGGTTGATAGCCTTAACATCACTATGGGTTATCCCAGTAAGAATAATCCGGTGCAACTTCTTATTGTGAAGATCATTAAACTTCATGTAAATGCACTGACACGCAATGAGCAGCATTACACGTTGTATTATAAAGAAGTATTAGAAGTTCTGAATCATCCCTTTATAGAACCATTCGGTAATTTTCACGAACTGGTACAAATTATTAATTTCAATAACTTCACTTTTTTCTCCTTAGAAACGCTTTTCCGTTTAAAGAATGAAGTTGCATTTGTAAATGAAGCTCTTTTCACAACATTATTCTCTCGTTGGGATGGTATGAGCGTCATTCAAATTCTGGAATCACTTAAGGGGATCACAATTATGCTTCGCGACTTTCTTAGGTCAGAAGGAGAGGATGAGAAAGTTTCGCAGGCTTTCGTATATAGCGTTTATAAGATGCTTAATAAGATGATTGTTTATCAGGAAAAATATGAAAAAATGATCTCCGTAAAAGACATTCAGGCAACGTATAAACAGATTGTGGATCTGGCAGAGGTGTCTTTTGAAGGGGAGCCCTTGACCGGTTTGCAGGTAATGGGTGTTCTGGAAAGCAGGGTTTTAGATTTTGAAAATGTAATCATAACTTCTGTTAACGAAGGGAAGTTTCCTTCAGGAAAGAGTCAGCAGTCATTCATTCCTTATGATGTAAAGCAAGAGATCGGTTTGCCAACCTATAAAGAAAAGGATGCTATCTATAGTTACCATTTTTATCATTTGCTATTTCGGGCAAAAAATATTTTTCTTTTGTATAATACGGATAGTGAAGGGATCGACGCAGGAGAAAAAAGTAGGTTTATTACTCAGTTGGAGATTGAAAAACTCCCTAAGCATCACATGCAACATCTGATCTATAATGCTGTTCTGCCTGATAAACCGTATGAAAAAATTCGAATTGAAAAATCAGAGCTTGCCTTAGATCGCTTACAGGAAATTGCAACAGGAAAAGGATTTTCACCTTCTTCTTTAACGGCTTATATCAGAAATCCGATCCGGTTTTATTTTCAGAGAGTCTTAGGAATCAGGGAATCGGATGAAGTAGAAGAGAATATTGCTGTTAATACACTGGGAACTATAGTTCATGAAAGTTTGGAACAATTGTATCAGCCATTCGTAGGAGATTTTTTATCGCTTCAAAGTATTGCGTTAATGACAAGCCAACTTGATGATGTGGTTTTGCAAAAGTTTAAAGAAGTTTATAAAGAAGGTGAGATCAAAAAAGGTAAAAATTTTTTAGCTTTTGAGGTAGCTAAACGAAATGTATACAATTTTTTGCAGTTAGAAAAGAATAGGATAGAATCCGGTGAAGCAATTAAGATCTTAATGTTGGAAACAGAATTAAGAGGAGAATTAGAACATGCTCGATTGCCTTATACAGTAAAGATCTCCGGAAAAGTAGACAGAATAGAGCTATGTGACGGAAAATTGCGCATTGTGGATTATAAAACCGGAAAAGTAGAAGCAAGAAATTTAAGGATCAAGTCTTTTGAGGGCATGACAGAAGATTTAAAAAATGAAAAATCCATTCAGTTGCTTTGTTATGCATTAATGTATGTTCAACAATTCGGGTTTCCGAAAGAGGAGATTGAAGCCGGAATTATTTCATTTAAGAATCTCAAAGGAGGATTTATGCCTTTCGCATACGATAAGGAAACCTATATTACTCCGGAAATAGTAGAGCTTTTTAAAGAAGAATTAGCATTTTTAATAGCACAAATCTTAAATCCTGATTTAGCTTTTGAAGAGCAATGGGTTTAG
- a CDS encoding OmpA family protein produces the protein MKHLNKLFAAAFMFAGLATQAQDSNNPWAVSFGVNAVDTKISAEGNDSPKFVQLVNAKSNWNILPSVSYLNVSRYVGDGFSVGLTGSVNKIDKWIDRVPGTESTDLVYNPGDLSYYGIDAAVKYSFMDLIGTKWLDPSLQVGGGYQFVGDASAGTVNGGVGLTFWFTEQVGLQLQTTYKHSFDDNRVPDLDVPTHFQHFAGLTFKFGGKDTDGDGIYDKDDACPEEAGLKEFNGCPDTDGDGIADKDDSCPDVAGLKEFNGCPDTDGDGIIDSEDACPDVAGSKIMKGCPDADGDGVADKDDNCPNVKGPKENAGCPWPDTDGDGVADKDDQCPTVAGTVANHGCPEVSDEAIKKLNEYAKTILFNSGKSSFQKQTYPVLQAITAILKEYPSAKFSIEGHTDSQGSDALNQKLSEERASAVETYLVENGIDDSRLTSVGFGETKPIDTNKTAKGRANNRRVEVKLVK, from the coding sequence ATGAAACATTTAAACAAATTATTTGCTGCTGCTTTTATGTTTGCAGGTTTAGCTACTCAAGCACAGGACAGCAACAACCCATGGGCAGTATCATTTGGTGTTAACGCTGTTGATACTAAAATTAGTGCTGAAGGAAACGATAGTCCGAAATTTGTGCAATTAGTAAACGCAAAAAGTAACTGGAACATCTTGCCATCAGTTTCTTACTTAAACGTATCCAGATACGTTGGAGATGGTTTTTCAGTAGGGTTAACAGGATCTGTTAACAAAATTGACAAATGGATCGACAGAGTTCCTGGTACTGAATCTACAGATTTAGTTTACAACCCAGGTGATTTATCATATTATGGTATCGATGCAGCTGTTAAATACAGCTTTATGGATTTAATCGGTACAAAATGGTTAGACCCATCATTACAAGTTGGTGGAGGTTACCAATTCGTTGGTGATGCTTCTGCAGGTACTGTAAACGGAGGTGTTGGTTTAACTTTCTGGTTCACAGAACAAGTAGGTTTACAATTACAAACTACTTACAAACACTCATTTGATGATAATAGAGTGCCGGATTTAGATGTTCCTACTCACTTCCAACATTTTGCAGGTCTTACTTTCAAATTCGGAGGTAAAGATACAGACGGTGACGGTATCTATGATAAAGATGATGCTTGTCCGGAAGAAGCTGGTTTAAAAGAATTCAACGGATGTCCTGATACAGACGGTGACGGAATTGCTGATAAAGATGATTCTTGTCCGGATGTAGCTGGTTTAAAAGAATTCAACGGATGTCCTGATACAGACGGTGACGGAATCATTGATTCAGAAGACGCTTGTCCGGATGTAGCGGGTTCTAAAATCATGAAAGGTTGTCCGGATGCTGACGGTGACGGAGTAGCTGATAAAGATGATAACTGTCCTAACGTTAAAGGTCCTAAAGAAAACGCTGGTTGTCCTTGGCCTGATACAGACGGTGACGGAGTAGCTGATAAAGATGATCAATGTCCTACAGTTGCTGGTACAGTTGCTAACCACGGATGCCCTGAAGTTTCTGATGAAGCTATCAAAAAATTAAACGAGTATGCTAAAACTATCTTGTTTAACTCTGGTAAATCTTCATTCCAAAAACAAACGTATCCGGTTTTACAAGCTATTACAGCTATCTTAAAAGAGTATCCTTCTGCTAAATTCTCTATCGAAGGACATACTGATAGCCAAGGTTCAGATGCATTAAACCAAAAATTATCTGAAGAAAGAGCTTCTGCTGTTGAAACTTATTTAGTAGAAAACGGTATCGATGACTCAAGATTAACTTCTGTTGGTTTTGGTGAAACTAAACCAATCGATACAAATAAAACTGCTAAAGGTAGAGCTAACAACCGTAGAGTTGAAGTTAAATTAGTAAAATAA
- the kbl gene encoding glycine C-acetyltransferase: protein MYGKIKQHLQNEIETIKENGLYKKERIITSPQGAEITISTGETVLNFCANNYLGLSSHPEVIQAAKDTMDSHGFGMSSVRFICGTQDIHKELEQKIADFYGTEDTILYAAAFDANGGVFEPLLGEEDAIISDSLNHASIIDGVRLCKAARYRYENNNMADLEQQLIKANAEGRRFKLIVTDGVFSMDGLVAPLDKICDLAEQYGAMVMVDECHAAGFIGATGKGTLEAKGVMGRVDIITGTLGKALGGAMGGYTTAKKEIIEILRQRSRPYLFSNSLAPSIVGASLKVFELLEKDTSLRDKLEWNTNYFKQGMKAAGFDIIDGDSAIVPVMLYDAKLSQTMADELLKKGVYVIGFFYPVVPKDKARIRVQLSAAHEKEHLDRAIQAFTEVGKLLNIIG from the coding sequence ATGTACGGAAAAATTAAACAACACTTACAAAATGAGATTGAGACCATAAAAGAGAACGGTCTATATAAAAAAGAAAGAATCATTACTTCGCCGCAAGGAGCAGAAATTACCATTTCAACGGGAGAGACTGTTTTGAATTTTTGTGCTAATAATTATTTAGGACTTTCATCACATCCGGAGGTAATTCAGGCAGCAAAAGACACGATGGATTCACACGGTTTCGGAATGTCATCTGTTCGTTTTATTTGCGGAACTCAGGATATTCATAAAGAATTGGAACAAAAGATCGCTGATTTCTACGGGACTGAAGATACAATTTTATATGCAGCGGCTTTTGATGCTAATGGTGGCGTGTTCGAACCGTTATTAGGGGAAGAAGATGCTATTATCTCAGATAGTTTAAATCACGCTTCTATTATCGACGGTGTTCGCTTGTGTAAAGCGGCTCGTTACAGATATGAAAATAATAATATGGCAGATCTGGAGCAGCAATTAATTAAAGCCAATGCTGAAGGTCGTCGATTCAAATTGATTGTAACAGACGGGGTCTTTTCTATGGACGGCTTAGTAGCGCCTTTGGACAAGATCTGTGATTTGGCAGAACAATATGGTGCCATGGTAATGGTTGATGAATGTCATGCAGCCGGATTTATAGGTGCTACAGGTAAAGGTACTTTAGAAGCTAAGGGTGTGATGGGAAGAGTTGATATTATCACGGGAACACTCGGGAAAGCGCTTGGAGGAGCAATGGGAGGATATACTACAGCCAAAAAGGAAATCATAGAGATCTTACGCCAGCGGTCACGTCCGTATTTGTTTTCTAATTCGCTGGCACCAAGTATTGTCGGAGCTTCTTTGAAAGTTTTCGAATTATTAGAAAAAGACACTTCATTACGCGATAAGTTAGAGTGGAACACTAATTATTTTAAACAAGGAATGAAAGCAGCCGGATTTGATATTATAGACGGAGATTCTGCTATTGTCCCGGTTATGTTGTACGATGCTAAATTATCGCAAACAATGGCTGATGAATTGCTTAAAAAAGGAGTATATGTGATTGGTTTCTTCTATCCGGTTGTTCCTAAAGATAAGGCGAGAATCAGGGTGCAATTATCGGCAGCACATGAGAAAGAACATTTAGATAGAGCTATTCAGGCCTTTACAGAAGTTGGTAAGTTGTTAAATATCATAGGATAA
- a CDS encoding UvrD-helicase domain-containing protein → MKQAAFTIYDASAGSGKTYTLTREYLKILFRAQTPDVYKRILAITFTNKAVEEMKNRIVNSLYEFSKGDTAEKYEPLLKDISVETGLSIATIKEKAKEIITHIIHNYTAFGISTIDKFTHKVIRSFAQDLNLPSNFEIALDTDTLLQEAVDVVIAKVGEDETITQFLLEFTKAKTDDDKNWDVSRELFEVAKLLVNENNAAEIAAFEDKNFGDFSDIKKVLKIKVQELTESTMELGKAIKNLIADKGIDINSFQVYFIRHLDNIQENELKPTQKKYWEPEDIKVKAKAKDADSIEHWKPEILKKLAQVYANYGKIAFYEAFLQNINPLSLLNIIHLEYKKIQEEQNVLSISDFNKIISNEIQDQPAPFIYEKLGDKYRHFFIDEFQDTSVLQWHNLIPLIDNALASEENGVQGSLMIVGDPKQAIYRWRGGKAEQFIALSKDQNPFSNKSKQVERLKVNYRSYDEVVDFNNAFFAFLSGKFENEDYINLYKEFSFQEKNDKPGGCVSVSFIDIPDTENAETFDDDSDYSVKEKIYLDKTKEIIENVRQNGFDYKDITLLTRRKSEGVLLANYLTESGIPILSSETLLIQNATEVKLLIALLRYLNNSKDEESKVFLLYYVAKYKQTELPVHDFIVKLKGLTEKEIELELQKAGVQVSFAHCRKKSLYEAVELLVTAFIQPKANTSYVQYFLDLVLERDSKTQSGIADFLEYWDKTGFQKSIPSPEESDAVRIMTIHKSKGLEFPVVIYPFAEENFSRRIKDKLWIDFDEEDQIDFPKALVNQKSEVETYGQKAKEIYQERSQEEILDAINVLYVALTRAEEQLHIVSNYLVNKSGLPNNLSSYFIEFLQLYKGFGEEKRTITFGSPERISSVYQARGTQGKIEVVSEKLPFQNIRIAQREALMWGSNQQKAIDFGNVLHEILSYIHKKDDLEMALEQAKENGLITMGQQKEVKEVLVQIVTHPELHEFFNSEGEIYNERTIIDQQLGNIKPDRVVVEERKAYLLDYKTGDKKEEHIRQVLSYTSALEKMGFSVVKKVLVYTIGDQVEVVIL, encoded by the coding sequence TTGAAACAAGCCGCTTTTACAATTTACGATGCTTCAGCAGGTTCCGGGAAAACGTATACACTCACGAGAGAATATTTAAAAATTTTGTTTCGGGCGCAAACTCCTGATGTTTACAAAAGAATTCTGGCTATTACTTTCACAAACAAGGCTGTTGAGGAAATGAAGAATCGAATTGTAAATAGTTTGTATGAATTCTCAAAAGGCGATACTGCAGAAAAATATGAGCCGCTTTTAAAGGATATTTCTGTTGAAACCGGTTTGTCAATTGCAACGATAAAAGAAAAAGCGAAGGAAATTATCACGCATATTATCCATAATTATACAGCTTTTGGAATTTCTACTATTGATAAGTTTACACATAAGGTCATTCGTTCTTTTGCGCAAGATCTTAACTTGCCGTCCAATTTTGAAATTGCTTTAGATACAGATACGCTGTTACAGGAAGCGGTAGATGTAGTTATTGCCAAAGTAGGAGAAGATGAGACAATTACTCAGTTCTTGCTTGAGTTTACGAAAGCGAAAACAGATGATGATAAGAATTGGGATGTTTCACGCGAACTTTTTGAGGTTGCTAAATTATTGGTAAACGAAAATAATGCAGCAGAAATAGCTGCTTTTGAAGATAAGAATTTCGGTGATTTTAGTGATATAAAGAAAGTCTTGAAAATAAAAGTTCAGGAACTTACGGAAAGCACTATGGAATTAGGAAAAGCAATAAAAAATCTTATTGCTGATAAGGGAATTGATATTAACTCTTTTCAAGTTTATTTTATAAGACATCTCGATAATATTCAGGAAAATGAACTTAAACCGACACAGAAGAAATACTGGGAGCCAGAAGATATTAAGGTGAAAGCCAAAGCCAAAGATGCGGATAGTATTGAACACTGGAAGCCCGAGATATTGAAAAAGCTGGCTCAGGTTTATGCTAACTATGGGAAAATAGCTTTTTATGAAGCCTTTTTGCAAAATATCAATCCGCTTTCATTGCTTAATATTATTCATTTGGAGTATAAAAAAATACAGGAAGAGCAAAATGTATTGTCGATCTCTGATTTTAATAAAATCATTTCAAATGAAATTCAGGATCAGCCGGCGCCTTTTATTTATGAAAAACTGGGAGATAAGTATCGACATTTTTTTATTGATGAATTTCAGGATACTTCCGTGTTGCAGTGGCATAATTTAATTCCCTTGATTGATAATGCTTTGGCTTCTGAAGAAAATGGTGTGCAGGGCTCTTTGATGATCGTGGGCGATCCCAAACAAGCCATTTACCGTTGGCGGGGCGGAAAAGCAGAACAGTTTATAGCTTTGAGTAAAGATCAAAATCCGTTTTCTAATAAATCAAAACAAGTGGAAAGGCTCAAGGTCAATTACAGAAGTTATGACGAGGTAGTTGACTTTAACAATGCGTTTTTCGCTTTTTTGTCCGGGAAGTTTGAAAATGAAGATTATATAAATTTATATAAAGAATTTTCATTTCAGGAAAAGAACGACAAACCGGGAGGTTGTGTTTCGGTTTCTTTTATTGATATTCCGGATACAGAGAATGCTGAAACTTTTGATGATGATTCAGACTATTCTGTAAAGGAAAAGATTTATCTGGATAAGACGAAAGAAATCATCGAAAATGTGAGACAAAACGGATTTGACTATAAGGACATCACGTTGCTTACGAGAAGAAAGTCTGAAGGGGTATTGCTGGCCAATTATTTGACCGAAAGCGGAATTCCGATCCTTTCCTCAGAGACTTTATTGATTCAAAATGCAACGGAAGTAAAATTACTCATTGCTTTGCTTCGGTATTTGAATAACAGTAAAGATGAAGAATCAAAAGTTTTTCTGCTATACTATGTGGCTAAATACAAACAAACGGAATTGCCGGTACATGATTTTATTGTGAAACTGAAAGGGTTGACCGAAAAAGAAATCGAACTGGAGCTTCAAAAAGCAGGGGTTCAGGTGTCATTTGCTCATTGTAGAAAAAAATCCTTGTATGAAGCCGTAGAATTATTAGTGACAGCTTTTATACAGCCAAAAGCGAATACGTCTTATGTGCAGTATTTTTTAGACTTGGTTTTAGAGCGTGACAGTAAAACACAATCCGGTATTGCAGATTTTCTGGAGTATTGGGATAAAACCGGATTTCAGAAAAGTATTCCTTCTCCGGAAGAAAGTGATGCCGTTCGCATCATGACTATTCATAAATCAAAAGGATTAGAATTTCCGGTGGTCATTTACCCGTTTGCTGAAGAAAATTTCAGTAGAAGAATTAAAGACAAGCTTTGGATTGATTTTGATGAAGAAGATCAAATCGATTTTCCGAAAGCTTTGGTGAATCAAAAAAGTGAGGTCGAGACTTATGGTCAAAAAGCAAAAGAAATTTATCAGGAAAGAAGTCAGGAGGAGATTTTAGATGCAATTAATGTACTTTATGTGGCACTTACAAGAGCCGAAGAACAGTTGCATATTGTGTCAAATTATTTAGTGAATAAAAGTGGACTGCCTAATAATTTATCATCCTATTTTATAGAGTTTTTACAGCTGTATAAAGGATTTGGGGAAGAAAAAAGAACAATTACTTTCGGTAGTCCTGAAAGAATTTCTTCTGTTTATCAAGCAAGGGGAACGCAAGGAAAGATTGAAGTTGTGTCTGAAAAATTACCTTTTCAGAATATCAGGATCGCTCAGAGAGAAGCTCTGATGTGGGGGAGTAATCAGCAAAAAGCTATTGATTTCGGAAACGTATTGCATGAAATTTTATCCTATATCCACAAAAAAGATGATCTTGAAATGGCCTTGGAGCAGGCAAAAGAAAACGGCTTGATTACAATGGGACAACAAAAAGAAGTAAAAGAAGTATTGGTACAAATAGTAACACATCCTGAACTTCACGAGTTCTTTAATTCCGAAGGCGAAATTTACAATGAACGAACGATTATCGATCAGCAATTAGGGAATATAAAACCGGACAGAGTAGTCGTTGAGGAAAGGAAAGCCTATTTGTTGGATTATAAAACAGGAGATAAAAAAGAAGAGCATATCCGGCAAGTATTGAGTTATACATCTGCTTTAGAAAAAATGGGTTTTAGTGTGGTAAAAAAAGTTTTGGTCTACACAATAGGAGATCAGGTAGAAGTTGTAATTTTGTAA
- a CDS encoding superoxide dismutase encodes MAFELPKLPYAYDALEPHIDARTMEIHHTKHHNGYTTNLNNAIAGTDLEGKTIENILINLDMNNTAVRNNGGGYYNHNLFWTILSPNGGGAPTGELAEAIDRDFGSFEEFKNQFSKAAATRFGSGWAWLCVHEGGKLEICSSANQDNPLMPGIGCGGNPVLGLDVWEHAYYLHYQNRRPDYIEAFFNVINWTEVARRFATEK; translated from the coding sequence ATGGCATTTGAGTTACCAAAATTACCCTATGCATACGATGCATTGGAACCACATATTGATGCAAGAACCATGGAAATTCACCATACAAAGCATCACAACGGATACACTACTAATCTTAATAATGCAATTGCAGGTACAGATTTAGAAGGTAAAACAATCGAAAACATCTTAATTAATCTGGACATGAATAACACTGCTGTTAGAAATAACGGAGGTGGTTATTACAATCACAATTTATTTTGGACCATCTTGAGTCCTAATGGTGGTGGCGCTCCAACCGGTGAATTAGCTGAAGCTATTGACAGAGATTTCGGTTCGTTTGAAGAATTCAAAAATCAGTTTTCAAAAGCGGCTGCTACTCGTTTCGGTAGTGGTTGGGCTTGGCTATGTGTTCACGAAGGTGGTAAGTTAGAAATTTGCTCTTCTGCTAACCAAGACAATCCTTTAATGCCGGGTATCGGTTGTGGAGGAAACCCAGTCTTAGGATTAGACGTTTGGGAACATGCTTACTATTTACATTATCAAAACAGAAGACCGGATTATATTGAAGCTTTCTTCAATGTAATTAACTGGACTGAAGTAGCCAGACGTTTTGCTACTGAAAAATAA